Part of the Azospirillum formosense genome is shown below.
GGCGGTCGCGGGCGTCGAAATTCGGGTCCTCCCCGAAGTCGGCGGCGTGGCGCCAGCTTTCCAGCCGGTTCTCGGTGGCCAGACTGGCCGAGGAGCCCAGCTTCGCGCTGTCGGCGCCCATCATGGTGAAGTCCTGCCGCAGATTGGCGGCTTCGAGTTCGCTCAGCGCGCGTTCGGCGCCGGACAGATCGTCGTACAGCGCGACAATGGTCTTCTTGTTCATGAACCCGCTCCTGTGCTGGTCCGATCCGGACGCGGTCCGGACTCAGAGGAAGAAATAGAGGAGGGCGAGGACCACCAGCACGACCAGCGCGATGACCCACCAGTTCATGGAGCCGGCCGCACCGCCCGTCGCCGTCCGGTTGCCGTCCGTGTCGTAGACACCCACTTTGCGAGGTTCGTCGGCCATGGATGCGTCACTCCCTGTCGGTAAGGCTTCAGCCAACACAGGCTGATTGCCCTCTCAACAGGGGTGGAGCCGCACCGTTCCGCCGGTTTCGGGAGGGCGCTCAGCGCCCGGCGGCCCAATCAGGCAGTTCGGACGCCCGCGCCGGATCGGCGATGGCGCCCGCCAGCGCCTCGCCCAGCGCCGGGGCGAACTTGAAGCCGTGGCCGGAACAGGCGCTCATCAGCCAGCAGCGGGCGGACAGCGGCTCGACCACGAAGCGCTCGTCGTCGGTCACCGTGTAGAAGCAGGTCGCGGCGTTGGCGAGGCTGTAGCGGTGGCCGTCCGCCAGCACCCGGCGGGCGCGGTCCAGCACGTCGCGCGCCTCGTCCGGATCGGGATCGCGCTCGGTGTCCGGGTCGCCGACGCGCGAGAAGCGGTGGTCGCCCGCCTTCATCGTCGTGCCGGCCACCGGGGGAACGACGTAGACCCCGCTCTCCCCATCGGCGTCGATCAGCATGGGCGCCTTGGCCCAGACGCCGCGCAGGCCCTCCGGCGGCATCAAGTAGGCCACGACCTGCCGCGACGGGGTCAGGCGCGCCGCCGTTTCCGGAAGCAGCTTGGTCACCCAGGCCCCGGCGGCGACCACCAGCGCGTCGGCGCCGATGGTCCGGCGATCGGCGAGCGTCACGGTGGCACGCTCGGCATCGATCGCCGTCACGGGGGCACGCGCGTGGACCGTCACCCCCAGCGCGTTCAGATGGTGGCTGAGCAGTTCCACGATGCGCCCGGCGAGCAGCACGCCGCCCGACTCCAGATGCAGCCCCTCCGCCACGGCGTTGGCGTCGACCAGCGGGAATTCCGCGGCGATCTGCGCCGGGGTCAGGCGGCGGACGGGGTGGCCCAGCGACTCCAGCACCGCGACGCTGTCGGCCAGCCAGCGCCGCCCGTCCTCCGCCGAGGCGGTGCAGAGCGTGCCGCTGGGGACCAGCAGCCGCTCGCCCAGGTCGGTCCACAGCCGCTCCCACGCCTGGAAGGCCGTGTCGGCCATGCGGGCGTAACCGGCGCTGGTGCCGTAGGCGTGGCGGAACAGCCGGTGCTGGTCCACGGAGCTGCCGAAGGGGTTGGGCACCTGGCCCTGGTCGAAGACGGCGACCTCGTGCCCGGCGCGGGCCAGCGCCCAGGCGGTGCACAGCCCCATGATGCCGGCGCCGACGACGGTGATGCGGAGAGTCATGATGGGAAAGCGCCTTAACGGATCGTGTCGTTGTGGATCACCATCTCCACCGCCAGCTGGGCGGCGCAGAGGTCCTCCAACGCGGTGCCGACCGACTTGAACAGGGTGATCTGGTCGTAGAAGCGGCGCCCGGCGCGCTGGCCGCGGGTCAGGTCGTACAGGTCGCCGGCGATGTCCGCGTCGGTCAGGATGCCGGCCTTCATCGGCTGCACGATGTCGCCCGCTTCCTTGCAGGCCCCCTCGCGCGTGTCGACGAAGACGCGGGAGCGGCGGATGCAGTCGTCGTCCGCCTCGCGCATCTCCGGGGTGAAGCCGCCGACGAGGTCGAGGTGCGCGCCCGGCTGGAGCCACTCGCCGCGGATCAGCGGCTCCTTCGCCAGCGTGGCGCAGGAGATCACCTGGGCGCCGCGCACCGCCCCCTCCAGGTCGGCCGTGGCCTCGATGCGGAACTTCGGGCGGTGGAAGCGGCTGGCCACCTTCTTCGCCTTGTCGAGGCTGCGGCCCCAGACCAGCACATGCTTGATCGGCAGGACGGTGGCGAAGGCCTCGATCAGCTCGGGCGCCAGAGCCCCGGTGCCGACCATCAGCAACCGTTCCGAGTCGGGCCGCGCGAGGTAGGAGGCGGCGAGCGCGGAGGCCGCCGCGGTGCGCCGCTTGGTGAGGGCGGTGCCGTCCAGAACCGCCTGGGGCATCCCCGTCTTGCCGTCCATCAGCAGGTAGACGCCCTGCACCGCCGGCAGATCCTTGGCCCCGTTGTCGGGGAAGACGGTGACCACCTTGACGCCGATGGACTGGTTGACCTGCCAGGCCGGCATCAGCAGCAGCGTGCCGTCACTCTGGCCGTAGGTCTCGACCGTGTGGTGGTGCCGCAGCGGCACCTCGACCCCGGCGCGGAAGGTTTGCCGCATGCGTTCGATCAGCATGCGGAAGTGCAGGACGGACTTCAGCTCGGCTCCGGTGACGGTGCGCATCGGCGGCTCCCTCCACAGGTCCGGCAAGGCGGAACCCCCCTCCCGCCCCCCGGCCGGACGGGAGGCCGAAGGGGATGCCGGCGGACGGTCAGTGGACCGTGGTCGCCGGCAGGGCGGCGCCGGACCCGGTGACCGCGGGCAGGCCGGCGGTGCCGGACAGCGGGCGGTTCATCTCGGCCAGACGCTTCTCCGCGGCGGCGGCGCGGGCCTGCGTCTCCTTCAGCTCGCGCTCCAGGTAGGACACGCGGTCGGAGGAGCGGCGGGCGCGGCGGCGGTGGCGGCGCTGGGCGTTCCAGGCGACGACGCCGCCGGCCAGGAAGCCGATCACCAGGGCCACCAGCGTGGCGAGGTAGACCGGGACCTCCAGCGTGAAGGGCAGCGGCCAGAGCGACAGCGTGACCAGGCCACGGTTGGAGATGGCGAACAGCACCGCGGCCAGCGCGATGGGAACGGCGATGATGAGGGCGATGAAACGCACGGGTGTGGTCCTCGTATCCATGATCGGGGGCCGGGGCAGCGCCGGGTCCGGGCCGATTGAGTCAGCGACGGGCTGTCAATGAACGGACATCATTCGTCGGTGTTCAAGCGCTCGCGCAACTGTTTTCCGGTCTTGAAGAACGGGATGGCCTTTTCGCCCACCTCGACGGCTTCGCCGGTGCGCGGGTTCCGGCCGGTGCGGGCGTCCCGGCGCTTGACGGAGAAGGCGCCGAACCCGCGCAGCTCCACCCGGTCGCCGCGGGCGAGCGCTTCGGAGATCTCGTCGAAGATGGTGCCGACGATCTTTTCGATGTCGCGCTGGTACAGATGCGGATTGCGCTCCGCGAGCCGTTGAATCAGCTCTGATTTGGTCATGGCGATTCCGTTTCCCCCGGTTCGAGCGCCCTTGCACCGCGCTCCTTGACCTGCGCGCAAGCGTGCCACCGGGTCCGGTGACCGTCAAGCTAAGCCTTTCTGGCGGAACCCTTTTCCCGGCAACGCTCGGGCTTGTCCGACGGCCGGAAGCAAAAAGGACCGAAATGTGATTAATCAGTCTTACGGATTGCCTTTGAACGCACCATTTCCGATGAGATGGTTGGCACGGTCCTGTCGCCGGTCGCGGTTGGAGGTTCGTCATGACACACGCCCATCACTCCGGTCCCGCCGACCCGCTGGCCGGCCTGCCCTACGCGGACCGCGTCCGCACCGTCACCACCGCCCAGGCGCTGGGGTGGCTGCGGGCGGGCTGGCTGGACCTGCGGGCGTCGGGCTGGGTCAGCCTCGCCTACGGTTCCCTGTTCGTCGCCATCGGCTTCGCGCTGACCGGCGGGCTGGTGCTGGCCGGGATGGCCTATCTGATCGCGCCGATGATCGGCGCCTTCCTGCTGATCGCGCCGCTCCTGGCGCTCGGCCTCTACCGGATTTCCAAGGACGTCGAGGAGGGGCGGCGGCCCGGCCTGTGGCGCGCGCTGACCGCGTGGCGGGCCAACCCCTACCACATCCTGACCGCCGGCCTGATCCTGATGCTCTACGTGATGATCTGGGCGCGGATGAACGTGGTGGCCTTCGCCCTGTTCTTCCCGCACGAGGCCATCGCGCTCGATCACTTCGTGGCGCAGATGTTCAGCCTGGACGGTCTGGTCTTCACCGCCTTCATCACGGCGCTGGGCTTCGCCTTCGCGGCCTTCGCCTTCATCACCAACGTCACCGCCCTGCCGATGATGATGGATCGCCCGGTGGATGTCTTCGCCGCGGCGCTGGCCTCGGCGATGGCGGTGCTGCGCAACCCGCGCGTCCTGGCGCTGTGGGCCGGGCTGATCGTGCTGGTGACCGGCGCCGGGCTGCTGACCGGCTTTCTCGGCCTGATCGTCGCCCTGCCCCTGGTCGGGCACGCGAGCTGGCACGCCTACCGCGACCTCATCAAGGAGGACGAGGAGGGGTGAAAGCGGTTTGAAAAAGGAAAAAGCCGCCGCGGGGTGACCGCGGCGGCTTTTTCGTAACCAAGTGCGAGAGACGGGCCTCCTCCCCGGCCCTCCCCCGCTTGCGCAGGGGAGGGAGATGGGAAGAGCCTTACTCCTCGCCGGTCTGCTGCTTGCGCTTCAGAGCCGCACCCAGGATGTCGCCCAGCGAGGCGCCCGAGTCGGACGAACCGTACTCGGCCATCGCCTGCTTCTCCTCCTCCATCTCGCGGGCCTTGATGGACAGCGAGATGCGGCGGGAGCCGCGGTCGATCTGGGTCACCTTCGCGTCGACCTTCTCGCCGACGGCGAAGCGGTCCGGACGCTGCTCCGAACGGTCGCGGGACAGGTCCGACTTGCGGATGAAGCCGGTGTAGCCCTCGCCGACCGTGACCTCGATGCCACCGTCGGTGACCTGGGTGACGGTGCAGGTGACGACCTCGTTCTTCTTCAGGCCGGCCGTGGCAGCCTCGAACGGATCGTTCGCGAGCTGCTTGATGCCGAGGGAGATGCGCTCCTTCTCGACGTCGACGTCCAGGACCTTGACCTTGACGCGGTCGCCCTTCTTGTACTCGGCGATGGCCTCCTCACCCGACTTGTTCCAGTCGAGGTCGGACATGTGGACCATGCCGTCGATGTCGCCCGGCAGACCGACGAACAGACCGAACTCGGTGATGTTCTTGACCTCGCCTTCCAGCTCCGTGCCCGGGCCGAACTTGTCGAGGAAGGTCTCCCACGGGTTGTCCAGGCACTGCTTGAGGCCCAGGCTGATGCGGCGCTTCTGCGGATCGACGTCCAGGACCATGACCTCGACTTCCTGCGAAGTCGAAACGATCTTGCCCGGATGGACGTTCTTCTTCGTCCAGGACATCTCCGAGACGTGCACCAGGCCCTCGATCCCCGGCTCCAGCTCCACGAAGGCGCCGTAGTCGGTGATGTTGGTGACGCGGCCCTTGAACCGCGAGCTGACCGGGTACTTGGCTTCCACGCCTTCCCACGGATCGGCTTCCAGCTGCTTCATGCCGAGGCTGATGCGCTGGGTCTCCGGGTTGAAGCGGATGACCTGGACCGTGACGGTCTGGCCGATCTGCAGGGCCTCGGACGGGTGGTTGATGCGGCGCCACGCGATGTCGGTGACGTGCAGCAGGCCGTCGACGCCACCCAGATCCACGAACGCGCCGTAGTCGGTGATGTTCTTGACCACACCCTGCAGAACCTGGCCTTCCTTGAGGTTGGCCACCAGCTCCGAACGGGCCTCGGCGCGGCTCTCTTCGAGAACGGCGCGACGCGACACGACGATGTTGCCGCGCGAGCGGTCCATCTTCAGGATCTGGAACGGCTGCGGGGTGCCCAGCAGCGGGGAGATGTCGCGGACCGGACGGATGTCCACCTGCGAACCCGGCAGGAACGCCACGGCGCCCGACAGGTCGACGGTGAAGCCGCCCTTGACGCGGCCGAAGATGACGCCGGTGACGCGGGTCTGGTCCTGGAAGGACTTCTCCAGCAGGGCCCAGGCCTCTTCGCGCTTCGCCTTCTCACGCGACAGAACGGCTTCGCCGTTCTTGTCTTCCATGCGCTCCAGATACACCTCGACGGTGTCGCCCGCCTTCAGCTCGGGCGGCTGGCCGGCAACGGCGAATTCCTTCAGCGCGACGCGGCCTTCCGACTTCAGGCCGACGTCGATGGTGACCATGTCGTTCTCGACGGAGACGACGCGGCCCTTGACGACCGAGCCTTCGAGGGACTCGGCCGTGCCGAGCGACTCCTCGAGCAGAGCCGCAAAGCTTTCCTTCTCGCCGGTCCGGGCCATAGCTTGTGCCATTGAAACTCCTAAGGTTGGCCGAAAGCGATCCCGCCATGGTCCGTCCCGCGGCAAAACGGGCCGGCCCCCGATGGGACCACCGCGCCGGGCACCACGCCCGGCGACTTGGTTGACATATGTTCCGTGGAGGGCCGATGCGCCCGGACCGTGATGCTCAGACCTTGGGGCCGAAACCGGTTTTCGTTCCGATAAAGGCGGTCGCCGCTGCGAACGCCTGGTCGGCGTCGAGGGCGGAGGTATCAAGCACAAAAGCGTCGGCAGCCGGCAGGAGCGGTGCTACCGTCCTCTGGCTGTCGCGCGCGTCACGGGCCTTCATGTCCTCCAGGACGTCGGACGGTATAGCCGGAATCCCGCGTTCCCGCAACTCCTTGAGTCGCCGCTCGGCCCGCACCTCCACGGAAGCGGTAACGAACAGCTTGGCATCGGCGTTCGGGCATACGACCGTTCCGACGTCCCGCCCGTCCAGCACCGCCCCCGGCGCGCCGCCGGGCGGGGTCGCGGCGAAGCGCCGCTGGAAATCGAGCAGCGCGGCCCGCACCGCCGGCACCACGGCGACCTTGGAGGCCGCCTGCGCCGCCTCGTCGCTGCGCAGGGCCGGGTCGTTCAGGATGCCGTCGTCCGGCCGCAGCGCGCGGGCGGCCTGCGCCGCGGCCTCCGCGTCCGCCGGGTCGCCGCCGGCTCGCAGGACGCTGACGCCGACGGCGCGGTAGAGCGCCCCGGTGTCGAGATGCGCGAAGCCGTAGGCCTGGGCGACCCGCTTGGATAGCGTGCCCTTGCCCGCCGCGGCGGGGCCGTCGATGGCGATGACCAGACCCATCGCCCTCACACCCCCGCGATCGTCGCGCCGACGCCGTTCATCAGATCGACGAAGCCGGGGAAGCTGGTCTCGATGAAGGCGCCGTCGTCCACCTGCACCGGCTCGGTCGTGGCCATGCCCAGCACCAGGAAGCTCATGGCGATGCGGTGGTCCATGGCGGTGGCGACGGTGGCGCCGCCCTGCGGCGGCTTGCCGGTGCCGTAGACGGTCAGGCTGTCGTCGGCCCCGACCTCGACCTTCACGCCGCACTTGGTCAGCCCGTCGGCGACCATGGCGAGGCGGTCGCTCTCCTTCACGCGCAGCTCCTTCAGGCCGAGCATGACGGTGGTGCCCTCGGCGCAGGCGGCGGCGGCGGCGAGGATCGGGTACTCGTCGATCATGCTGGGGGCGCGGTCCGCCGGAACGACGATGCCCTTGAGCGGCCCGTGCTTCACCCGCAGGTCGGCCACCGGCTCTCCCGCCTCGTCGCGGCGGTTCTCGAAGGCGATGTTCGCGCCCATCTCGATCAGCGTGTCGTAGAGGCCGGTGCGGCGCGGGTTCATGCCGACGCCGGGGAGCAGCAGCTCCGAGCCGGGGCGCAGCAGCGCCGCAACCGCCGGGAAGGCGGCGGAGCTGGGGTCGGCCGGCACGACGATCTCGCGCCCGGTCAGCTCCGGCTGGCCGACGACGGACACGGCCAGCGCACCGTCCTCCATCCGCTCCGTCGTCACGGTGGCGCCGAAATGGCGCAGCATCAGCTCGGTGTGGTCGCGGGTCGGCTCCGCCTCGATCACCGTGGTGGTGCCGGCGGTGTTCAGGCCGCAGAGGATGACCGCCGACTTCACCTGGGCGGAG
Proteins encoded:
- a CDS encoding FAD-dependent oxidoreductase, producing MTLRITVVGAGIMGLCTAWALARAGHEVAVFDQGQVPNPFGSSVDQHRLFRHAYGTSAGYARMADTAFQAWERLWTDLGERLLVPSGTLCTASAEDGRRWLADSVAVLESLGHPVRRLTPAQIAAEFPLVDANAVAEGLHLESGGVLLAGRIVELLSHHLNALGVTVHARAPVTAIDAERATVTLADRRTIGADALVVAAGAWVTKLLPETAARLTPSRQVVAYLMPPEGLRGVWAKAPMLIDADGESGVYVVPPVAGTTMKAGDHRFSRVGDPDTERDPDPDEARDVLDRARRVLADGHRYSLANAATCFYTVTDDERFVVEPLSARCWLMSACSGHGFKFAPALGEALAGAIADPARASELPDWAAGR
- a CDS encoding ornithine cyclodeaminase family protein — protein: MRTVTGAELKSVLHFRMLIERMRQTFRAGVEVPLRHHHTVETYGQSDGTLLLMPAWQVNQSIGVKVVTVFPDNGAKDLPAVQGVYLLMDGKTGMPQAVLDGTALTKRRTAAASALAASYLARPDSERLLMVGTGALAPELIEAFATVLPIKHVLVWGRSLDKAKKVASRFHRPKFRIEATADLEGAVRGAQVISCATLAKEPLIRGEWLQPGAHLDLVGGFTPEMREADDDCIRRSRVFVDTREGACKEAGDIVQPMKAGILTDADIAGDLYDLTRGQRAGRRFYDQITLFKSVGTALEDLCAAQLAVEMVIHNDTIR
- a CDS encoding LapA family protein, translated to MRFIALIIAVPIALAAVLFAISNRGLVTLSLWPLPFTLEVPVYLATLVALVIGFLAGGVVAWNAQRRHRRRARRSSDRVSYLERELKETQARAAAAEKRLAEMNRPLSGTAGLPAVTGSGAALPATTVH
- the ihfB gene encoding integration host factor subunit beta; this translates as MTKSELIQRLAERNPHLYQRDIEKIVGTIFDEISEALARGDRVELRGFGAFSVKRRDARTGRNPRTGEAVEVGEKAIPFFKTGKQLRERLNTDE
- a CDS encoding DUF2189 domain-containing protein, whose translation is MTHAHHSGPADPLAGLPYADRVRTVTTAQALGWLRAGWLDLRASGWVSLAYGSLFVAIGFALTGGLVLAGMAYLIAPMIGAFLLIAPLLALGLYRISKDVEEGRRPGLWRALTAWRANPYHILTAGLILMLYVMIWARMNVVAFALFFPHEAIALDHFVAQMFSLDGLVFTAFITALGFAFAAFAFITNVTALPMMMDRPVDVFAAALASAMAVLRNPRVLALWAGLIVLVTGAGLLTGFLGLIVALPLVGHASWHAYRDLIKEDEEG
- the rpsA gene encoding 30S ribosomal protein S1, with the translated sequence MAQAMARTGEKESFAALLEESLGTAESLEGSVVKGRVVSVENDMVTIDVGLKSEGRVALKEFAVAGQPPELKAGDTVEVYLERMEDKNGEAVLSREKAKREEAWALLEKSFQDQTRVTGVIFGRVKGGFTVDLSGAVAFLPGSQVDIRPVRDISPLLGTPQPFQILKMDRSRGNIVVSRRAVLEESRAEARSELVANLKEGQVLQGVVKNITDYGAFVDLGGVDGLLHVTDIAWRRINHPSEALQIGQTVTVQVIRFNPETQRISLGMKQLEADPWEGVEAKYPVSSRFKGRVTNITDYGAFVELEPGIEGLVHVSEMSWTKKNVHPGKIVSTSQEVEVMVLDVDPQKRRISLGLKQCLDNPWETFLDKFGPGTELEGEVKNITEFGLFVGLPGDIDGMVHMSDLDWNKSGEEAIAEYKKGDRVKVKVLDVDVEKERISLGIKQLANDPFEAATAGLKKNEVVTCTVTQVTDGGIEVTVGEGYTGFIRKSDLSRDRSEQRPDRFAVGEKVDAKVTQIDRGSRRISLSIKAREMEEEKQAMAEYGSSDSGASLGDILGAALKRKQQTGEE
- the cmk gene encoding (d)CMP kinase — protein: MGLVIAIDGPAAAGKGTLSKRVAQAYGFAHLDTGALYRAVGVSVLRAGGDPADAEAAAQAARALRPDDGILNDPALRSDEAAQAASKVAVVPAVRAALLDFQRRFAATPPGGAPGAVLDGRDVGTVVCPNADAKLFVTASVEVRAERRLKELRERGIPAIPSDVLEDMKARDARDSQRTVAPLLPAADAFVLDTSALDADQAFAAATAFIGTKTGFGPKV
- the aroA gene encoding 3-phosphoshikimate 1-carboxyvinyltransferase encodes the protein MLQAKPLRSSSTGALAGTIRVPGDKSISHRSLMLGAVAVGETVIHGLLEGEDVLNTAAAMRLLGARAERGGDGVWRVRGVGLGGLGEPAQVLDMGNSGTAARLLMGLVASHPITCVFTGDASLNKRPMARVTGPLEQMGARFVGRSGGRLPLAVVGSDRTVPITYRLPVASAQVKSAVILCGLNTAGTTTVIEAEPTRDHTELMLRHFGATVTTERMEDGALAVSVVGQPELTGREIVVPADPSSAAFPAVAALLRPGSELLLPGVGMNPRRTGLYDTLIEMGANIAFENRRDEAGEPVADLRVKHGPLKGIVVPADRAPSMIDEYPILAAAAACAEGTTVMLGLKELRVKESDRLAMVADGLTKCGVKVEVGADDSLTVYGTGKPPQGGATVATAMDHRIAMSFLVLGMATTEPVQVDDGAFIETSFPGFVDLMNGVGATIAGV